The Chelonia mydas isolate rCheMyd1 chromosome 3, rCheMyd1.pri.v2, whole genome shotgun sequence genome includes a region encoding these proteins:
- the TMEM151B gene encoding transmembrane protein 151B produces the protein MSPPASAAAAGERGSSTSAPPEEAEGAREEQRPVKQSLSKSLCRESHWKCLLLSLLMYGCMGAMTWCHVTKVTRLTFDSAYKGKSMMYHDSPCSNGYVYIPLAFLVMLYVVYLVECWHCYIRNELQYKVDVDSVHERVQRMQQATPCIWWKAISYHYVRRTRQVTRYRNGDAYTTTQVYHERVNTHVAEAEFDYSNCGVKDISKDLMDLESYPATRLRFTKCFSFANVESENSYLTQRARFFTENEGLDDYMEAREGMHLKNVDFKEYMVAFSDPDNLPWYVSHYVFWVAALLSLSWPLRVLNEYRTSYVHYHVEKLFGFDFVAVTPAEERSFCRRMPRVNTVDSTELEWHIRSNQQLVPSYSEAVLMDLVGLSSCTSYSACRYGGYRQNCERCHRTISSSSIFSRSALSICNGSPRIPFSSSRFSLGRLYGSRRSCLWQSRSGSLNEQSCPTEQTRLSSQVTVEEEDPPAYQDALYFPVLIVHRNEGCLNHDHRHLHRNGSCMETSL, from the exons ATGTCCCCCCCAGCCTCGGCGGCCGCGGCCGGCGAGAGAGGCAGCAGCACCTCGGCGCCTCCGGAGGAGGCGGAGGGGGCCCGAGAGGAG CAGCGACCGGTGAAGCAGTCCCTCAGTAAGTCCCTCTGCAGAGAATCCCACTGGAAATGcctgctgctctccctcctcATGTACGGCTGCATGGGAGCTATGACCTGGTGCCATGTGACCAAGGTCACCCGGCTGACCTTTGACAGCGCCTACAAGGGCAAGTCCATGATGTATCATGATAGCCCCTGCTCCAATGGCTATGTTTACATCCCCCTGGCCTTCCTGGTGATGCTCTACGTGGTCTACCTGGTGGAGTGCTGGCACTGCTACATCCGCAACGAGCTGCAGTACAAGGTGGACGTAGACAGCGTGCACGAGCGGGTGCAGAGAATGCAACAGGCCACCCCATGCATCTGGTGGAAAGCCATTAGTTACCACTATGTCCGGAGGACTCGGCAGGTCACCCGCTACCGCAATGGGGATGCCTACACCACCACCCAGGTGTATCACGAGAGGGTCAACACCCACGTGGCGGAGGCCGAGTTTGACTACTCCAACTGTGGGGTCAAGGACATCTCCAAGGACCTGATGGACCTGGAGAGCTACCCAGCCACTCGGCTCCGCTTCACCAAATGCTTCAGCTTTGCCAATGTTGAGTCCGAGAACTCCTACCTGACCCAGCGCGCCCGCTTCTTCACCGAGAACGAGGGGCTGGACGACTACatggaggccagggaggggaTGCACCTCAAGAACGTGGACTTTAAGGAATACATGGTGGCCTTTTCAGACCCAGACAACCTGCCCTGGTATGTGTCCCACTACGTCTTCTGGGTGGCTGCCCTGCTGAGCCTGTCCTGGCCTCTGCGGGTGCTGAATGAGTACCGCACCTCCTACGTCCATTACCACGTGGAGAAGCTCTTTGGGTTTGACTTTGTGGCcgtaacaccagctgaggagcgcTCCTTCTGCAGGAGGATGCCCCGTGTCAACACGGTGGACAGCACTGAGCTGGAGTGGCACATCCGGTCCAACCAGCAGCTAGTGCCCAGCTACTCAGAAGCCGTCCTGATGGACTTGGTGGGGCTCTCCAGTTGCACTAGCTACTCTGCTTGCAGGTACGGGGGCTACCGGCAGAACTGCGAGCGGTGCCACAGGACTATAAGCAGCTCGTCCATTTTCTCCCGCAGCGCCCTGAGCATCTGTAACGGCAGCCCCAGGATCCCCTTCAGCAGCAGCCGCTTCTCGCTGGGCCGCCTCTATGGCTCTCGGCGCAGCTGTCTCTGGCAGAGCCGGAGCGGGAGCCTGAACGAGCAGAGCTGCCCGACCGAGCAAACCCgcctctccagccaggtcaccgtGGAAGAGGAGGACCCTCCTGCTTACCAGGATGCCCTCTACTTCCCCGTCCTTATCGTGCACCGCAACGAGGGCTGCCTCAACCACGACCACCGTCACCTCCATCGGAATGGGTCCTGCATGGAGACCTCACTGTGA